A window from Elusimicrobiota bacterium encodes these proteins:
- a CDS encoding SIS domain-containing protein yields MSPTKKESFQDRIRAQLKESSDNLRLLSDEAPSIEKAARVLVAALRQKKKVVAFGNGGSAADAQHLTAELSGRFEKNRPGLPAVALTTNSSTLTAIANDYSYKEVFSRQLENFIHRGDVVVAISTSGNSENVLEGVRVAQQAGAVVIAWTGQGGGKLKAVADVCLTVPSRRTSRIQEGHLALLHTLCGIIEEELYPSVGKATGY; encoded by the coding sequence GTGTCTCCGACTAAGAAGGAAAGCTTTCAGGACAGAATTCGGGCTCAGCTCAAAGAGTCGTCCGATAACCTTCGTCTTCTATCGGACGAAGCTCCTTCGATTGAGAAAGCCGCTCGGGTCTTGGTGGCGGCTCTTCGCCAAAAGAAGAAGGTGGTGGCTTTTGGCAATGGGGGATCGGCGGCCGACGCCCAGCATTTAACAGCGGAACTTTCTGGTCGGTTTGAGAAAAATCGCCCCGGGCTCCCCGCGGTGGCTCTCACCACCAACAGTTCGACCTTGACGGCCATCGCCAACGACTATTCGTACAAAGAAGTTTTTTCACGCCAGTTGGAGAATTTTATCCATCGGGGGGATGTGGTGGTGGCCATCTCCACTTCGGGGAACTCGGAAAACGTTTTGGAAGGCGTACGCGTGGCCCAACAAGCGGGCGCCGTGGTGATCGCTTGGACCGGACAGGGCGGGGGAAAACTAAAAGCGGTGGCGGATGTTTGTTTAACCGTTCCCTCACGGCGCACCTCGCGGATCCAAGAGGGACACCTGGCTCTTCTCCACACGCTCTGCGGAATCATTGAAGAGGAACTGTATCCCTCCGTGGGGAAGGCGACCGGTTATTAA
- a CDS encoding adenylyltransferase/cytidyltransferase family protein, with protein sequence MNGTVVSGKSLATRLAPIRRGKTVVFTNGCFDLVHAGHLKVLDWAKRQGDLLVVGLNADVSVRRIKGPLRPILPLKDRAALMAALRPVDFVTWFLEDTPLQLIRLLRPDILVKGGDWASGSIVGREFVQKVVRVPLMKGCSTTGIIQTIVQRYGSSSARKKE encoded by the coding sequence ATGAACGGGACTGTCGTTTCGGGAAAATCGTTAGCGACACGCCTGGCGCCCATTCGTCGAGGGAAAACGGTTGTCTTTACCAATGGTTGTTTTGATTTGGTTCACGCGGGGCACTTAAAGGTGCTCGATTGGGCCAAGCGGCAGGGGGATTTGTTGGTGGTGGGGTTGAACGCGGATGTTTCTGTGCGGCGTATAAAGGGGCCCCTTCGGCCCATCCTTCCCCTGAAAGATCGAGCCGCGCTGATGGCCGCTCTCCGCCCCGTGGATTTTGTGACCTGGTTTTTAGAGGACACCCCTCTTCAACTGATTCGACTTCTCCGTCCCGACATCTTGGTGAAAGGCGGGGATTGGGCTTCCGGGTCCATCGTGGGGCGTGAGTTTGTTCAGAAGGTCGTGCGGGTTCCCCTCATGAAGGGGTGTTCCACAACGGGTATCATCCAAACGATTGTCCAACGCTATGGTT